Proteins from a single region of Argopecten irradians isolate NY chromosome 7, Ai_NY, whole genome shotgun sequence:
- the LOC138327018 gene encoding mucin-2-like gives MERKRRHLAFVCMMTIFLDCRLSAAVHVDPCMEYEEIPADIRRSPNQTERRYDESICDVLVREKWYRFVGEAGGDLTNTSVDVYQCSNSYPLWMVGDIPDVDEGIVYRNVCLTSIFAKCHRTFRIQVKNCCSYRVYRLQSPGLCPSAYCLSPSNVTSEDCMDPTTAPTPTPTVETSSDSAVTTVTVPARVDPCVNYEEIPADIRRSPNQTERRYDESMCDVLVREKWYRFVGEAGGDLTNTSVDVYQCSNLYPLWMVGDIPDVDEGIVYRNVCLTSIFAKCHRTLRIQVKNCCSYRVYRLQSPGLCPSAYCLSPSNVTSKDCTDPATTPTLTTTTESPTQRTTTTTTLSPTLTPTVATSRTPAVTTVTVPEVIMHDMESLSDTLRFAVVLGAVMISLVVVIGSIVLIRYHYCSKSRKYQVQK, from the exons ATGGAGAGGAAACGTCGACACCTGGCCTTCGTTTGTATGATGACAATATTTCTGGATTGTCGTCTATCCGCAGCAG TACACGTGGACCCTTGTATGGAGTACGAGGAAATCCCGGCAGATATAAGACGATCTCCAAACCAAACAGAGAGGCGGTACGACGAGAGCATATGTGACGTCCTGGTCCGGGAGAAGTGGTACAGGTTTGTGGGGGAGGCCGGCGGTGACCTGACCAACACAAGTGTCGACGTGTACCAATGTAGTAATTCATACCCACTCTGGATGGTTG GTGACATCCCTGATGTCGATGAAGGAATTGTTTACAGGAACGTTTGCCTGACGTCTATTTTCGCCAAGTGTCACCGAACCTTCAGAATTCAGGTGAAGAACTGTTGTTCTTACCGAGTGTACCGCTTACAAAGTCCAGGGCTCTGTCCATCAGCCTACTGCCTGA GTCCATCAAATGTCACCTCTGAGGACTGCATGGACCCAACTACCGCTCCAACTCCTACACCGACAGTGGAGACCTCTAGTGACTCAGCTGTCACTACCGTCACAGTACCTG CACGAGTGGATCCGTGTGTGAATTACGAGGAAATCCCGGCAGATATAAGACGGTCACCAAACCAAACAGAGAGGCGGTACGACGAGAGTATGTGTGACGTCCTGGTCCGGGAAAAGTGGTACCGGTTTGTCGGGGAGGCCGGCGGTGACCTGACCAACACAAGTGTCGACGTGTACCAATGTAGTAATTTATACCCACTCTGGATGGTTG GTGACATCCCTGATGTGGATGAAGGAATTGTTTACAGGAACGTTTGCCTGACGTCTATTTTCGCCAAGTGTCACCGAACCTTGAGAATTCAGGTGAAGAACTGTTGTTCCTACCGAGTGTACCGCTTACAAAGTCCAGGGCTCTGCCCATCAGCCTACTGCCTGA GTCCGTCTAACGTCACCTCTAAGGACTGTACAGACCCAGCTACCACTCCAACTCTTACAACGACCACGGAATCCCCTACACAACGTACAACTACCACCACTACATTATCGCCAACTCTTACACCGACAGTGGCGACCTCTAGGACCCCAGCTGTCACTACCGTCACAGTGCCTG AGGTTATCATGCATGATATGGAGAGCTTGTCGGACACCCTTCGTTTCGCCGTGGTGTTGGGGGCTGTTATGATTAGTCTTGTTGTAGTCATTGGATCGATCGTTCTGATCAG ATATCACTACTGTTCGAAGTCGCGAAAGTACCAAGTCCAGAAATAG